In Mixophyes fleayi isolate aMixFle1 chromosome 11, aMixFle1.hap1, whole genome shotgun sequence, one DNA window encodes the following:
- the LOC142106610 gene encoding uncharacterized protein LOC142106610 → MPQIHFLGYIVSGAGLQMDPVKLSEILKWSRLMGLKANQRFIGFANYYQQFIPQFSSIITSITAQIRKSANPQDWSPEAVSAFEVLKKAFSSASVLAQPDQNKPFLVEVDASAVGVGQFCCKSLFLGNYYPAVSSLGGSPPLSLTTALGIKNYSQ, encoded by the coding sequence aTGCCACAGATTCATTTCCTGGGCTACATTGTGTCGGGggccggtctgcagatggatcctgtgaaatTATCTGAGATCCTCAAGTGGTCTAGACTGATGGGACTGAAAGCTAAtcagagatttattggcttcgccaactattaccaaCAGTTCATACCACAATTttcctccatcatcacgtccATTACCGCTCAGATCAGAAAATCAGCTAATCCTCAGGATTGGTCCCCGGAGGCTGTCTCCGCCTTTGAAGTCCTCAAGAAAGCCTTCTCGTCTGCTTCCGTGCTTGCTCAGCCTGATCAGAACAAACCATTCCTGgtcgaagttgatgcttctgCAGTGGGTGTCGGGCAGTTCTGTTGCAAGAGTCTATTTCTGGGAAACTATTACCCTGCGGTTTCTTCTCTAGGAGGTTCTCCCCCTCTGAGTCTAACTACGGCATTGGGGATAAAGAATTACTCGCAGTGA